The Saprospiraceae bacterium genomic interval CCCAAGGCACAGGCAACTGATGAGTGCTGCCATGATTTCCTCTTTGGTTTTTCTGATTTCTTATGTACTGTACCATATAACCACTCCTGAGGTTCGCTTTTGCAAAGAAGGCGCAATCAGAACATTGTATTTTGTATTATTGATTACACACATCATCTTATCTGCCCTGGCATTTCCATTTATTTTATTTACTTACATCAGAGGTCTCACCAATCAACACCCGGCACATGAAAAAATGGCTAAATGGGTTTTTCCGGTTTGGTTGTATATTTGTATATCTGGTCCTGTGTGTTATCTGATGTTGCTGCCATGCAGGATATAAAATTAAACTATGATTAATTTAAACCGGATCTTGCTCATCGTTATTTTAGTGGTAGCCATTTCGTCAAGTGGTTTATATAGCCAATGCCCGATGTGCAGGATGGCGGCAGAAACAAACCTTGGAAGTGGAGGAACAGCAGGAAAAGGCCTTAATGCAGGAATTTTATATTTACTGGCCATACCTTATTTAATGGTATTCGTGTTGGGTTTGATTTGGAGAAAACATCGCTCCAAACTGGCAAATTCAGATCGTTAAACAGAGCTTTTACAATTTTTTTAATTTGTTATAAAAAAAAAAGACCAACTTTCTAAAAGTTGGTCTTTAAAATACTGTTTATACTGTTTTTAGAATGTGTACCTGATAGCGAATCCGCCGGCTTCTTCTGAAAATCCATTTCCCCATCCAATAAAATGGAAAGTTGGAATCCAATCCACAGAAAGATTTATTGGCGCTCCGTCGAATTTGTAATCCAAACCGAGGTTTCCGCAAACTCCTAAAAAGAAACTACCATCGTCATCCAAATCGTAGTAATCCCAGTCACCTCCCCAGGAACCTAATTGAGCTCCAAAGCCCCAATACCAGCTCAAACCATCAACGGAGTTGATACGCTTATGTGTCTGGTACAAACCGGTCAGACTGAAATAACTGTAATCGTAAACTCCGGCTCCATAATTCCTGTAATTAAGGATGCCTTCAATTGCATTGGATTCATTCAAAAAATGCTTGCCAGTCAATGCCCATCCCCATGCTGCACGCAATCCAATGGCATTTTTATATTCTTGTGAGAATGCATTTAGACTCACACAGAGAAAAATGGCAAATAATAAACTTTTAAGCTTCATAAATAAGGTTTTAGTGTTTAAGAATAGTACAAATATACGAGATTTTAAATCTTTTAGCAATCAGTCCGGAATTTTCCATCGGATTTCTTTTATGCCGTGTGTTTTCAGGTAATGGTTGGCTTTGATGAAGTGGTCGTTTCCTGAAAATGCATTCCCTGCCAAAGGAGAAGGATGTGCACTCTCCAGAATCAAATGTTTGCTTTTGTCTATCAATTGATTTTTTGATTTTGCAAAATTTCCCCATAACATAAAAACAACATTTTGTTTGCGATTGCTGATATGTTTAATGACGGCATCTGTAAACTGTGCCCATCCCGAAGCTTTATGAGAATTCGGAGATTTATGAACAACCGTTAAGGATGCATTTAATAAAAGAACTCCCTGATCTGCCCAGCTCGTCAGATCTCCATGTTTGGGTATCGGATAGCCAAATTCTCTTTGAAGCTCCTTGTAAATATTAAGCAGGGAAGGAGGGATCGTAATCCCTTTGGGCACCGAAAAACTCAAGCCCATGGCTTCTCCCGGTCCGTGGTAAGGGTCCTGGCCAAGAATGACAACTTTGAGCATATCAAACCGGCATAAATTGAAGGCATTAAAGATCAATTTGCCCGGTGGATAAATGATTTTTCCTTGTGCAATTTCCGATTTGATAAAAGTGGTCAGGTTTTTGAAATAGTCAGAATCAAATTCATGGAGTAAAAGAGCTTTCCAGGATTCTTCTATATTTACTTGAACCATAGTATATTTGAATAATAGTATGCAGAAGTTTTCTGCACTCAAACATAGTGGATATGAAACGTATTTTGATAGCAATTTGTATTTATTCTGGAGTAGCTAATAGTCAACCCGTCAAACTTTGGACGAATCTTTACGGTGGCAAGGCTACTGATGTTGCAAGTGCCATGACTGTTCTTAATGATACTGCCGTTTTTAGCATCGGACGGACTTCCTCGACAGAATTACCTGGCCACAGAGGAGGTGATGATTTTATGATTTGTAATTTCAATCCGGATGGTGGATTAAATTACCTGAAAACATATGGAGGCCCTTCTATAGACCAGGCTAACACTTTGTTACAGGTATCAAATGATGCTATTTTGGTTGGAGGATTTACTACCGGTAGAGGGGGAGATGTAACGATGATTCATGGGCTTACAGACATCTGGCTTACTTCTATTAATCCAGCCAATGGAAATCTTCTATGGCAAAAGAATTTTGGTGGAACCAATAATGACCAGTTAAACCACTTGCATTTTCTCGAAACCGGAAGAGTTCTGATGGCAGGCCATACAAAATCAATAGACCGGGATGTGGTTACCACACCAAGTAAAGGGGGAAATGATATTCTGCTTTCTTCTATGAGCGAAGCCGGTGTGATCAACAAAACGGTAACTTTTGGAGGTACCAAAGATGAAACCGCCAGGAAAATTCTCAATGCAGAGGTTTTTGGTGGTCAGATGCTTGTTTTTGGAGAATCTGAGTCTTCAGATTTTGATTTTCAGGGAATGTCTAAAGGAGGGAAAGACATTTTTATTTTAAAAACAAACAGAAATTTAACCAAAATATTTATCAAAACACTGGGTGGGCCTGGTGATGATTTATTTGCAGATGCTGTTAAATTGCCAGACGATACTTATATGCTTTTTGGTACAGTGAGCACCAAAGGTGGAATTGTCGATACGATCAAAGGCGGTCGGGATATACTCATAGCAAAAATTGACATACAGGGAAATCTGCTGTGGAAGAAAATTTTGGGAGGAAGCCTTGATGATGTTGCATATCAGGCCCAATTGGGGGAAGATGGCCATATTTTGTTATTAAGTAATTCCAATTCCAACGATAAGGATATAAAAATAACTCCGCACGGCGGAACTAGTGATGTACTGTTAATGAAAATGGATACCGCAGGAAATATCTTATGGCAGAAGTATTATGGAGGTACAAAAGGAGATAATTCTTCAGCCATTACAACCGATAAAAGGGGTCATATTTATTTGATCGGCAGTAGTTTCAGCACTGATTTTGATCTGACTGCGGCAAATACAAATCCTCCGGATTTCTGGACGACAAAACTTTTCGAATGTCACCCTTTTTATGGAATGCACAGAGTTTCCATATGTGAAAAAGACAGCATTGAAATAAATGGCAGGCTTTATTTTAAGGGCTTTCAAAGTGGAATTGATACCTTCATTGGAGGAAGTGTTATAGGATGCGACAGCATTCTGACAGTAGAGGTTGATTTGATCCAGGCGGTATTAACGCAGGCTGAAGAAGTCTTGTGCCATGACTCGAGTTTGGTTCTATACAACATTTTCTTTGATAAAAATCATACGGAAGATACGTTTCATTTAGTTACACAGAACCATGGCTGCGATAGTCTGGTTGCATTTAAAGTGAGTTTTACAGACCCGCTGGAAGTTTCTGATACATTAATCATTAAGGATGACGGGACCGGAAAGGGATGCATTGGTGTGCAAATGAGCGGTGGTTGTGAACCGTATAAATATTTGTGGAGCACAGGTTGGCCAGGAAGTACGGTTTGTAATCTGCTTTCCGGTACTTATCAATTGAGCGTGACTGATT includes:
- a CDS encoding DUF420 domain-containing protein, whose translation is MSWSPESVKRLNILAYIITAIVLLVVASMRQIKIESSIDFSFLAGFHSSLNAFTGVLLIIAYIFIRKKNIPRHRQLMSAAMISSLVFLISYVLYHITTPEVRFCKEGAIRTLYFVLLITHIILSALAFPFILFTYIRGLTNQHPAHEKMAKWVFPVWLYICISGPVCYLMLLPCRI
- the ung gene encoding uracil-DNA glycosylase, translated to MVQVNIEESWKALLLHEFDSDYFKNLTTFIKSEIAQGKIIYPPGKLIFNAFNLCRFDMLKVVILGQDPYHGPGEAMGLSFSVPKGITIPPSLLNIYKELQREFGYPIPKHGDLTSWADQGVLLLNASLTVVHKSPNSHKASGWAQFTDAVIKHISNRKQNVVFMLWGNFAKSKNQLIDKSKHLILESAHPSPLAGNAFSGNDHFIKANHYLKTHGIKEIRWKIPD